The proteins below are encoded in one region of Stigmatopora argus isolate UIUO_Sarg chromosome 2, RoL_Sarg_1.0, whole genome shotgun sequence:
- the LOC144070695 gene encoding growth arrest-specific protein 1, with translation MRCWRGALALLPWMLVALEAQLVCWQAILRCQAEPDCDLAYGQYLAACEDNLRGSGRRCPSHCINALIRLNHTGGGPDLESCECGRDALCLGTKRAIEPCLPRRHPDDGDGGIGCMEARRRCEEDGRCQASLAAYLAYCGQLFNGRKCSAKCKATIQQMLFIPDGALLNRCVCDGVERPFCEVLKENMSKLCSVGDHHAVHSDQPEADDVYEDEDYDARQDGEDVYGERSAATRWLAAFGVLLVVPLGCL, from the coding sequence ATGAGATGTTGGCGCGGTGCCCTGGCACTGCTCCCGTGGATGCTGGTGGCGTTGGAGGCCCAGCTGGTCTGCTGGCAGGCCATCCTGCGCTGCCAGGCCGAACCCGACTGCGACCTGGCCTACGGCCAGTACTTGGCCGCCTGTGAGGACAACCTGCGGGGCAGCGGGCGCCGTTGCCCCAGCCACTGCATCAACGCGCTGATCCGCCTCAAccacaccggcggcgggcccgACCTGGAGAGCTGCGAGTGCGGCCGGGACGCCCTATGCCTGGGGACCAAACGCGCCATCGAGCCGTGCCTGCCACGCCGCCACCCGGACGACGGCGACGGGGGGATCGGCTGCATGGAGGCCCGGCGCCGTTGCGAGGAGGACGGACGCTGCCAGGCGTCCCTGGCCGCCTACCTGGCCTACTGCGGACAGCTGTTCAACGGGCGCAAGTGCTCGGCCAAGTGCAAGGCCACCATCCAGCAGATGCTATTCATCCCCGACGGGGCGCTGCTCAACCGTTGCGTCTGCGACGGCGTGGAGAGGCCCTTCTGCGAGGTGCTCAAGGAGAACATGAGCAAGCTCTGCTCCGTGGGGGACCACCACGCCGTCCACTCGGATCAGCCCGAGGCGGACGACGTGTACGAGGACGAGGACTACGACGCCAGGCAGGACGGGGAGGACGTCTACGGCGAGCGCTCGGCGGCTACCCGTTGGTTGGCCGCCTTTGGGGTGCTCCTGGTAGTTCCTCTTGGATGCTTGTGA